One Saccharopolyspora erythraea NRRL 2338 genomic region harbors:
- a CDS encoding helix-turn-helix transcriptional regulator, with translation MTQQPVDLAGLASLSSLDDPLRRRLYEFVTEHDEPVSRDQVAAAAGIGRTLAAYHLDKLAEAGLLAATYRRPEGKGGPGAGRPAKLYMRAERELAVTVPPRDYELLARLLIESAERDPSGTVRSAVGAAAYEAGRQSVAESDGNVLAALAGCGFQPREAEADIELRNCPFHRLAQDHRDLVCGLNLRLIQGVIAGSAHPDGNAELDPRAGRCCVVIHKSGRATCGAAGEEGPP, from the coding sequence ATGACCCAGCAACCCGTTGACCTGGCAGGACTGGCCAGCCTGAGCAGCCTCGACGATCCGCTCCGGCGGCGGCTCTACGAGTTCGTGACCGAGCACGACGAGCCGGTCTCGCGCGATCAGGTGGCGGCCGCAGCCGGGATCGGACGAACACTCGCCGCGTACCACCTGGACAAGCTGGCCGAGGCCGGCCTGCTGGCGGCCACCTACCGGCGCCCGGAGGGCAAAGGCGGTCCGGGCGCCGGGCGACCCGCGAAGCTCTACATGCGCGCGGAACGCGAGCTGGCGGTGACTGTGCCTCCGCGGGATTACGAGTTGCTGGCGAGGCTGCTGATCGAGTCCGCAGAACGAGACCCCTCCGGGACGGTCCGTTCCGCCGTGGGGGCGGCGGCCTATGAGGCCGGCCGTCAATCGGTGGCCGAGTCCGACGGCAACGTGCTGGCGGCACTGGCCGGGTGTGGATTCCAGCCGCGCGAAGCAGAGGCGGACATCGAGCTACGCAACTGTCCGTTCCATCGGCTCGCGCAAGACCACCGGGACTTGGTGTGTGGACTCAACCTCCGTCTCATCCAAGGCGTCATCGCAGGCTCGGCGCACCCTGATGGGAACGCGGAGCTCGATCCACGGGCGGGGCGCTGCTGCGTGGTGATCCACAAATCCGGCCGTGCCACCTGTGGGGCCGCAGGGGAAGAGGGGCCACCGTGA